The following proteins are encoded in a genomic region of Natronorubrum halophilum:
- a CDS encoding ice-binding family protein — MGAAQEDGDPPVQIQQDGPAPVDLGTACDFSILAKSGISSVPNSDVTGDIGVSPIASTAITGFDLTLDASGVYSTSTQVGGRVYAADYSEPTPSRLTTAVSDMETAFTDAYGRVPPDETNLGGGNLAGQTLTPGVYNWDTGLSIDDDITIDGGPDDTWIFQVAGGLSVASGVTVNLEGGAQAENIVWVVAGGPGVEIGTDANFAGVVLAQTGINVLTNATVDGCLYAQTDVNLQMATVTGCDCDLVDLQVDSACVDEEGEITVTNPNDVSVMVTVTGPDGYEETMEVPAGGSATWGNLADGTYSLETDNIAIGLDITTLNVSCDSAVPDVVTTPATDVNGSTATLNGELTDLGDYDTVDVFFEWRELGTDEWIATPPQTLDAPGDFSDGIEGLEPGTTYEFRAVGLANGERVEGATLRIIKEVPGVPQVITSPATEVNGSTATLNGELLDLGDYDAVDVFFEWREVGTDEWTATAPQTLDAPGDFSAGIAGLEPGGTYEFRAVAVTDDTRDEGATLSFTKDEPGAPIVETQTATEINGSTATLNGELIEIGDFDSVDVFFEWRELGEDEWTATEPQTLEETGSFSDGIEGLEPGSTYEFRAVVVANGTREEGTIVSFTKAEAGVPSVETEPATEINGSTATLNGEALDLGDFDTVDVFFEWRELGADEWIATDSQTLDEPGDFSAGIEGLELGSTYEFRAVMVANGERFLGVTLSFTKFGPDELEVETRPATKVNGSTATLNGELLELEGAAEVTVYFLYRVKGTTVWTFTDEAVLTEPGPFSATATNLETGTTYEFQAVAQVGSTVVYGEILEFTKEPANGGNGKKKKKKKRKYKRAKREYEKYKKKYEKGKVNKKQLKKKRHAYERAKREYEKYKKNCKNAS; from the coding sequence ATGGGCGCCGCGCAAGAAGATGGCGATCCCCCGGTCCAGATCCAGCAAGACGGTCCAGCACCGGTCGATCTCGGGACGGCCTGTGACTTTTCGATCCTGGCAAAATCCGGGATCTCGAGCGTTCCCAATTCCGACGTGACAGGGGACATTGGCGTGAGTCCGATCGCGTCGACCGCCATAACCGGGTTCGATCTGACGCTGGATGCATCCGGCGTCTATTCGACATCGACGCAGGTGGGCGGACGGGTGTACGCGGCCGATTATTCGGAGCCAACACCGTCCAGATTGACCACGGCCGTGAGCGATATGGAAACCGCGTTCACCGATGCGTACGGCCGCGTCCCGCCAGATGAAACGAATTTAGGCGGCGGCAACCTCGCCGGGCAAACACTGACTCCGGGAGTGTACAATTGGGATACCGGCCTCTCGATCGACGACGATATCACCATCGACGGCGGCCCGGACGACACCTGGATCTTCCAGGTCGCGGGCGGTCTCAGCGTGGCGAGCGGGGTGACCGTCAATCTTGAAGGGGGCGCGCAGGCCGAAAACATCGTCTGGGTGGTCGCCGGCGGTCCCGGCGTCGAGATCGGAACGGACGCGAACTTTGCGGGGGTCGTGCTGGCCCAGACGGGGATCAACGTGCTCACCAACGCAACGGTGGACGGCTGTCTGTACGCCCAAACCGACGTCAATCTTCAGATGGCGACGGTTACCGGGTGCGATTGCGATCTCGTCGACCTGCAAGTGGACTCGGCGTGTGTAGATGAGGAAGGGGAGATCACGGTAACGAATCCCAACGACGTCTCGGTGATGGTAACCGTCACCGGTCCCGATGGGTACGAGGAGACGATGGAGGTTCCCGCCGGTGGTTCGGCGACGTGGGGGAATCTCGCGGATGGAACGTACTCGCTCGAGACCGACAACATCGCGATCGGTCTCGATATTACGACGCTCAATGTCAGTTGCGATTCGGCCGTCCCCGACGTCGTCACGACGCCCGCGACGGACGTCAACGGCTCGACGGCCACGCTCAACGGTGAGTTAACCGACCTCGGTGACTACGACACCGTCGACGTCTTCTTCGAGTGGCGCGAGCTCGGTACGGACGAGTGGATCGCCACCCCACCCCAGACGCTTGACGCGCCCGGCGACTTCAGCGACGGGATCGAGGGTCTCGAGCCCGGCACCACGTACGAATTCCGGGCGGTCGGGCTGGCGAACGGCGAACGAGTCGAAGGAGCCACGCTTCGCATCATCAAGGAGGTGCCAGGTGTACCGCAGGTCATCACGTCGCCGGCGACGGAGGTCAACGGATCGACGGCCACGCTCAACGGCGAACTGCTCGATCTCGGGGACTACGACGCGGTCGACGTCTTCTTCGAGTGGCGTGAAGTCGGCACGGACGAGTGGACTGCCACCGCGCCGCAAACGCTCGACGCGCCCGGCGACTTCAGCGCCGGGATCGCGGGCCTCGAGCCCGGCGGCACGTACGAGTTCCGGGCGGTCGCAGTGACCGATGACACGCGCGACGAAGGGGCCACTCTCTCGTTCACCAAAGACGAACCCGGCGCACCCATCGTCGAAACCCAGACGGCGACGGAGATCAACGGATCGACGGCGACGCTCAACGGTGAATTGATCGAGATTGGGGACTTCGATTCCGTCGACGTCTTCTTCGAATGGCGTGAGCTCGGCGAGGACGAGTGGACCGCCACCGAGCCCCAGACGCTCGAAGAGACCGGCTCCTTCAGCGACGGGATCGAGGGCCTCGAGCCCGGTAGCACGTACGAATTCCGGGCGGTCGTAGTGGCCAATGGCACGCGTGAGGAAGGAACCATCGTCTCGTTCACCAAAGCTGAGGCCGGCGTCCCCAGCGTCGAGACGGAGCCGGCGACAGAGATCAACGGCTCGACCGCGACGCTCAACGGTGAAGCGCTCGATCTCGGCGACTTCGACACCGTCGACGTCTTCTTCGAGTGGCGTGAACTCGGCGCGGACGAGTGGATCGCCACCGATTCCCAGACGCTCGACGAACCCGGCGACTTCAGCGCCGGGATCGAAGGCCTCGAACTCGGTTCCACGTACGAATTCCGGGCGGTCATGGTCGCGAACGGCGAACGGTTCCTCGGAGTCACGCTCTCGTTCACCAAATTCGGGCCGGATGAGTTGGAGGTCGAGACGAGGCCAGCGACGAAGGTCAACGGCTCGACGGCCACGCTCAACGGCGAACTGCTCGAACTCGAGGGTGCAGCGGAGGTTACCGTTTACTTCCTGTACCGCGTCAAGGGAACGACGGTGTGGACGTTCACCGACGAAGCGGTCCTCACCGAACCCGGGCCGTTCAGTGCGACGGCGACGAACCTCGAGACTGGCACAACCTACGAGTTCCAGGCGGTCGCCCAGGTGGGCAGCACAGTGGTGTACGGCGAGATTCTGGAGTTTACGAAGGAACCCGCTAATGGGGGCAACGGGAAGAAAAAGAAGAAGAAAAAGCGCAAATACAAGCGCGCAAAACGCGAGTACGAGAAGTACAAAAAGAAATACGAGAAAGGGAAGGTGAACAAGAAGCAACTGAAAAAGAAGCGCCACGCCTACGAGCGCGCAAAACGCGAGTACGAGAAGTACAAAAAGAACTGTAAGAACGCGTCCTGA
- a CDS encoding TIGR00341 family protein has protein sequence MRYLEITIPKGKRRPVLDILEEEGVDYVVSDETSGRGYAAVVRFPLPTRAVEPVLDRLKRAGIDDDASTVVINAETVISTEFSTLEDRYSHGGQKGSRTSRQVLRTKADELTPPFTIYAVMLLISAVVATAGLLADSPAVVIGAMVIAPLLGPALAANVGIVTGDDRLKATGFRYQLVGVAMVVVASIALAFLARMAGLEPAGVDIVVATELEERVSPNLFSLAVALGAGIAGILSLTRGFSEAIVGVMIAAALIPPSAAVGITVAWGMHGAAIGAAALVIVNLLSINLAALATLWVAGYRPQGLFEVSPTRRPTYTYAALFGIGLLVLAAPLAGVTLLDFHTTELESSAEDEVEAVLAEPRYDHLEADAVTVELDGNYPVQSVEGVTVTVSGEDPGPEPGLADRLYEAIEPHGDESVVVEVQYVVAEQRGGDETQRTAS, from the coding sequence ATGCGCTATCTCGAGATCACCATCCCGAAGGGGAAGCGACGGCCCGTCCTCGACATCCTCGAGGAGGAGGGAGTAGACTACGTCGTCAGCGACGAAACCAGCGGTCGAGGATACGCCGCCGTCGTCAGGTTTCCGCTGCCGACGCGGGCCGTCGAACCGGTTCTCGATCGACTGAAACGGGCCGGAATCGACGACGACGCCAGCACCGTCGTTATCAACGCCGAAACGGTCATCTCGACGGAGTTCTCGACGTTGGAGGACCGATACAGCCACGGCGGCCAGAAGGGGTCACGCACCTCGAGACAGGTACTCCGGACGAAGGCGGACGAACTCACGCCGCCGTTTACGATCTACGCCGTCATGTTGCTCATCAGCGCCGTCGTCGCGACCGCCGGGTTGCTTGCGGACTCGCCGGCGGTCGTCATCGGCGCGATGGTCATCGCGCCGCTGCTCGGTCCCGCACTCGCCGCCAACGTCGGGATCGTCACCGGCGACGACCGACTCAAAGCGACCGGCTTCCGCTACCAACTCGTCGGCGTGGCGATGGTCGTCGTCGCCTCGATCGCCCTCGCCTTCCTCGCCCGCATGGCCGGCCTCGAGCCGGCGGGAGTCGATATCGTCGTCGCGACGGAACTCGAGGAGCGCGTCTCTCCCAACCTCTTTTCGTTGGCGGTGGCGCTCGGTGCCGGGATCGCCGGCATCCTGAGCCTCACGCGGGGCTTTTCGGAGGCCATCGTCGGCGTCATGATCGCCGCGGCGCTCATCCCGCCGTCGGCCGCGGTCGGGATCACGGTCGCCTGGGGAATGCACGGCGCGGCGATCGGCGCTGCCGCCCTCGTGATCGTGAACCTCCTGTCGATCAACCTCGCCGCGCTGGCGACGCTGTGGGTCGCCGGCTACCGCCCGCAGGGGTTGTTCGAGGTGTCGCCGACTCGGAGGCCGACCTACACCTACGCGGCTCTCTTCGGGATCGGACTGCTGGTTCTCGCCGCCCCGCTAGCCGGCGTCACCCTGCTCGATTTCCACACGACGGAACTCGAGTCGTCGGCCGAAGACGAGGTCGAAGCGGTGCTCGCGGAGCCGCGGTACGATCATCTCGAGGCCGACGCCGTCACGGTCGAACTCGACGGCAACTATCCGGTCCAGTCCGTCGAGGGGGTCACCGTTACGGTCAGCGGGGAGGACCCCGGCCCGGAGCCGGGACTGGCTGATCGACTCTACGAGGCGATCGAACCCCACGGCGACGAGTCCGTCGTCGTCGAGGTTCAGTACGTCGTCGCCGAACAACGCGGCGGAGACGAGACCCAACGGACGGCGAGTTAG
- the ygfZ gene encoding CAF17-like 4Fe-4S cluster assembly/insertion protein YgfZ, with protein MSVIESIHTDHGATFGERDGRTIVEHFGRPERTHRAVRNGVGLLEMAYGVIVVEGDDRLEYVDNVVSNRVPDEDGQGCYALVLGPQGGIEVELYVYNAGERLLLFTPPSEAEPLAEDWSEKVFIQDVDIRVATDDYAIFGVHGPHATEKIASVLNGAASPDRRYSFIRGTMGDEGVTVIRTDALTGEESYEVICGADNAEAVYSTLETQGLNAAPFGYRTFESLALEAGSPLFETELEGTLPNVLGLRNALDFEKGCYVGQEVVSRVENRGQPSRKLVGLTLEGESVPEPGAAIFDGDSSVGEVTRAGESPLLEDVIALALVDYGLERDELTVRVGGEEAAATITELPFLEGSDRSDRLPEYQ; from the coding sequence ATGAGCGTCATCGAGTCTATTCATACGGATCACGGGGCGACGTTCGGCGAGCGGGACGGTCGAACGATCGTCGAACACTTCGGCCGCCCCGAGCGAACCCACCGCGCGGTCCGCAACGGCGTCGGCTTACTCGAGATGGCCTACGGCGTGATCGTCGTCGAGGGCGACGACCGCCTCGAGTACGTTGACAACGTCGTTTCGAATCGGGTGCCCGACGAAGACGGGCAGGGCTGTTACGCGCTCGTGCTCGGTCCGCAGGGCGGGATCGAGGTCGAACTCTACGTCTACAACGCGGGCGAGCGGCTGTTGCTCTTCACGCCGCCGTCCGAAGCCGAACCGCTGGCAGAGGACTGGTCCGAGAAGGTGTTCATCCAGGACGTCGACATCAGGGTCGCGACCGACGACTACGCGATCTTCGGCGTCCACGGGCCCCACGCCACCGAGAAGATCGCCAGCGTCCTCAATGGCGCGGCGTCCCCCGACCGGCGTTACTCGTTCATCCGCGGGACGATGGGCGACGAGGGCGTGACCGTCATCCGCACCGACGCGCTCACTGGCGAGGAGAGCTACGAGGTCATATGCGGGGCCGACAACGCCGAAGCCGTCTACAGCACCCTCGAGACGCAGGGGCTCAACGCCGCGCCCTTCGGCTACCGAACGTTCGAGAGCCTCGCGCTCGAGGCCGGCTCGCCCCTGTTCGAGACCGAACTCGAGGGCACCCTCCCGAACGTGCTCGGCCTGCGAAACGCCCTGGACTTCGAGAAGGGCTGTTACGTCGGCCAGGAGGTCGTCTCTCGCGTCGAGAACCGCGGCCAGCCGAGTCGAAAGCTGGTGGGGCTGACGCTCGAGGGCGAATCCGTTCCGGAGCCCGGGGCCGCGATTTTCGACGGTGATAGCTCGGTCGGCGAGGTCACCCGCGCGGGCGAGAGCCCGCTGCTCGAGGACGTTATCGCGCTCGCGCTGGTCGACTACGGCCTCGAGCGCGACGAGCTGACGGTTCGGGTCGGCGGCGAGGAAGCGGCCGCGACGATAACGGAATTGCCGTTCCTCGAGGGCTCCGATCGGTCGGATCGGCTGCCCGAGTATCAGTGA
- a CDS encoding DUF6432 family protein, with protein sequence MRAKREFRDRGSTEVAVLDALVDRANDGMSVFELRAAVEVDIDELEQALSMLKQDGLIVVESGANETVIKPDERVVPDIPTDEDDDAQSIGEWLRERLPF encoded by the coding sequence ATGAGAGCAAAGCGGGAGTTTCGGGACCGGGGATCGACGGAGGTGGCGGTGCTCGACGCGCTCGTTGACCGCGCTAACGACGGAATGAGCGTCTTCGAACTCCGTGCTGCCGTCGAGGTCGACATCGACGAACTCGAGCAAGCGCTCTCGATGCTGAAACAAGACGGGCTGATTGTCGTCGAGTCCGGAGCCAACGAGACCGTGATCAAACCGGACGAGCGGGTGGTCCCCGACATACCGACCGACGAGGATGACGACGCACAGTCGATCGGCGAGTGGCTCCGCGAGCGACTCCCCTTTTGA
- a CDS encoding DUF7093 family protein, translating to MVLRCSLLGHDYGDAEVDREREERGSEVVVTVQEYEECVRCGERNVISENTEVTSISVAADADSLPDESELESDTTASVDTEPAEPPADAPVETGTEIEFTDEAGGAELVDADSAGDESAPDDPVSADAQSPDSDDGIDVPTDENGEPITDDAEILEDDDDETPRDREHGEWPDSEDVGPPVGTENDPSEWPDDEQSDIDEAATAIDAEPPADTEVVDDGEILEDDTTLGSAASESTAAADARSVTTEAPTPPNAGSEADAEREADAGSGIERAAAAPAPGESGDASREDVPTEFYCPRCDYVASSDRASLRAGDICPECRKGYLGEREYR from the coding sequence ATGGTCCTGCGATGTTCGCTGCTCGGGCACGACTACGGTGACGCCGAAGTCGATCGCGAGCGCGAAGAACGGGGCAGTGAGGTCGTCGTAACCGTCCAGGAGTACGAAGAGTGTGTCCGCTGTGGCGAGCGAAACGTCATCAGCGAGAACACCGAGGTAACGAGTATCTCCGTCGCGGCGGACGCCGACTCGCTCCCCGATGAGTCCGAACTCGAGTCCGACACGACCGCATCGGTCGATACTGAACCCGCCGAACCGCCGGCCGACGCGCCCGTCGAAACCGGTACCGAGATCGAATTCACCGACGAAGCGGGCGGTGCCGAACTCGTCGATGCCGATTCCGCCGGCGACGAGAGCGCTCCGGACGACCCGGTTTCCGCCGACGCTCAATCGCCGGATTCCGATGACGGCATCGACGTGCCGACCGACGAAAACGGCGAGCCGATAACCGACGACGCCGAGATTCTCGAGGACGACGACGACGAGACGCCCCGCGATCGCGAGCACGGCGAATGGCCCGACTCCGAGGACGTCGGTCCGCCGGTCGGTACGGAGAACGACCCGTCCGAATGGCCGGACGACGAGCAAAGCGACATCGATGAGGCGGCCACGGCCATCGACGCTGAGCCCCCCGCGGATACCGAAGTGGTGGACGACGGCGAGATTCTCGAGGACGACACCACGCTCGGCAGCGCAGCGAGCGAATCGACCGCGGCGGCCGACGCCAGATCGGTGACCACGGAGGCACCGACTCCCCCGAACGCAGGAAGCGAAGCCGACGCGGAGCGAGAAGCCGACGCTGGAAGCGGTATCGAGCGAGCGGCGGCGGCACCGGCACCCGGTGAAAGCGGCGACGCGTCGCGCGAAGACGTTCCGACCGAGTTCTACTGTCCGCGGTGTGACTACGTCGCATCCAGCGACCGGGCCTCGCTTCGGGCCGGCGACATCTGTCCCGAGTGTCGGAAGGGGTACCTCGGCGAGCGAGAATACCGCTAG
- a CDS encoding DUF5611 family protein codes for MKEYKMRRGEYLEERIPDMEATVVDYFGPITGTEEYKGSDLYVVGEPDNPVFEKIVVGAVDYSGKKDKLAVEFYERDPTELGPDELEAAADAVDAKNDFLLEATARDAKARRDSLKRSVEDDPDHDIDA; via the coding sequence ATGAAGGAGTACAAGATGCGCCGCGGTGAGTATCTCGAAGAGCGGATCCCCGACATGGAAGCGACAGTCGTGGACTATTTCGGACCGATCACGGGTACCGAGGAGTACAAGGGGAGCGACCTGTACGTGGTCGGCGAGCCCGACAACCCCGTCTTCGAGAAAATCGTCGTTGGAGCCGTCGACTACTCCGGCAAGAAGGACAAACTCGCCGTCGAATTCTACGAGCGAGATCCCACCGAACTCGGCCCCGACGAACTCGAGGCCGCAGCCGACGCCGTCGACGCCAAAAACGACTTCCTGCTCGAGGCGACCGCTCGAGACGCGAAAGCTCGCCGCGATTCGCTGAAACGCTCCGTCGAGGACGACCCAGATCACGATATCGACGCCTGA
- a CDS encoding heme-binding protein, whose product MERRQPPQTEEGWYVLHDFRSIDWDAWRDAPERRRSQAIDEGIDYLAAAEDVADADDGDSATFSVLGHKADLLILHLRPTLEDLDTLERRFEHTALAAFTERADSYLSVTEVSGYMSQEFFDDDAEVEDTGMKRYIESRLEPEIPDAEFVSFYPMSKRRGPDHNWYDLSFEERADHLSSHGEIGKGYAGRVTQIISGSIGLDDFEWGVTLFGDDPTDVKELLYEMRFDPSSSRFAEFDRFLSARRFPPEHLGAYLAGDPVPQEGGADARGHPHADGEHGGHHAGDSRGGHHGSDSSGHHGDDSSEHAHGDADEGETGVRSELEEIGVYAGQPHGEDVHAVVLYSAADAGDLFDEVDGLRTNFDHYDTHVKTAVYDSRADDAEAAIVSLWETERAANTAAGFLADLPDIVRQAGDDGASAADGSWGTMGMFYTVEPDHREDFVDTFGDVAGLLADMDGHRKTDLLANLEDENDMFIASRWDSREDAMAFFRSDAFSETVEFGRDILVDRPRHVFLA is encoded by the coding sequence ATGGAACGACGGCAGCCGCCACAGACCGAAGAGGGCTGGTACGTCCTGCACGATTTCCGGTCGATCGACTGGGACGCCTGGCGCGACGCCCCCGAGCGTCGCCGCTCGCAGGCCATCGACGAGGGTATCGACTACCTCGCCGCCGCCGAGGACGTGGCGGACGCCGACGACGGCGACTCGGCCACGTTCTCGGTGCTCGGTCACAAAGCCGACCTGTTGATCCTCCATCTGCGTCCGACGCTCGAGGACCTCGACACGCTCGAGCGACGGTTCGAGCACACGGCGCTCGCGGCGTTTACCGAACGCGCCGACTCCTACCTCTCGGTGACCGAGGTCTCGGGCTACATGTCCCAGGAGTTCTTCGACGACGACGCGGAGGTCGAAGACACCGGGATGAAACGCTACATCGAGTCGCGGCTCGAACCCGAGATTCCGGACGCCGAGTTCGTGAGTTTCTACCCGATGAGCAAACGTCGCGGTCCCGACCACAACTGGTACGACCTGTCCTTCGAGGAGCGCGCGGACCACCTCTCGAGTCACGGCGAGATCGGCAAGGGGTACGCCGGCCGCGTCACGCAGATCATCTCCGGCAGCATCGGACTCGACGACTTCGAGTGGGGCGTGACCCTGTTCGGCGACGACCCGACCGACGTCAAGGAACTGCTCTACGAGATGCGATTCGATCCCTCGAGTTCCCGTTTCGCCGAGTTCGATCGATTCCTCTCGGCCCGTCGGTTCCCGCCGGAGCACCTCGGTGCGTACCTCGCGGGCGACCCCGTCCCGCAGGAAGGCGGTGCGGACGCACGAGGCCACCCACACGCCGACGGCGAACACGGCGGGCATCACGCCGGCGACTCGCGCGGCGGTCATCACGGCAGTGACTCGAGCGGCCACCACGGTGACGATTCGAGCGAGCACGCACACGGCGATGCGGACGAGGGAGAGACAGGCGTCCGTAGCGAACTTGAGGAGATCGGGGTCTACGCGGGCCAGCCGCACGGCGAGGACGTCCACGCGGTCGTGCTCTATTCCGCGGCGGACGCCGGCGACCTGTTCGACGAGGTCGACGGGCTGCGGACGAACTTCGATCACTACGATACGCACGTGAAGACGGCCGTCTACGACTCACGGGCTGACGACGCGGAGGCCGCGATCGTCAGCCTCTGGGAGACCGAACGCGCCGCGAACACGGCGGCCGGTTTCCTCGCGGATCTCCCCGACATCGTCCGCCAGGCGGGCGACGACGGGGCGTCCGCCGCCGACGGTTCGTGGGGCACGATGGGAATGTTCTACACCGTCGAACCCGACCATCGCGAGGACTTCGTCGACACCTTCGGCGACGTCGCCGGCCTGCTCGCGGACATGGACGGCCACCGGAAGACCGATCTGCTGGCGAACCTCGAGGACGAAAACGACATGTTCATCGCCAGCCGCTGGGACTCCCGCGAGGACGCCATGGCGTTCTTCCGGAGCGACGCCTTTTCGGAGACCGTCGAGTTCGGTCGCGATATCCTCGTGGATCGACCGCGACACGTCTTCCTCGCCTGA
- a CDS encoding PadR family transcriptional regulator produces MRKSGPPKGLIAYLVLELLEEKPRYGYEILKEIREISGGHWEPSYGSVYPILYKFEEQGWTERIEREDEPDRKYFELTADGDDELTQRRSRCTENAREFADIILGFSHVYAAFSTDDRFEIPEKDGEWRFDETFSAWIVEQVVRHHEHHFETEFERIEATPAEFYDRHGIDEDGADETDAGDGSDR; encoded by the coding sequence ATGCGGAAAAGTGGGCCACCGAAAGGACTCATCGCCTATCTCGTTCTCGAACTTCTCGAGGAGAAACCACGGTACGGTTACGAAATCCTCAAGGAAATCCGCGAGATCAGCGGTGGACACTGGGAGCCCTCCTACGGCTCCGTTTACCCCATTCTCTACAAATTTGAGGAGCAGGGCTGGACCGAACGCATCGAGCGCGAGGACGAACCCGACCGGAAGTACTTCGAACTCACCGCCGACGGCGACGACGAACTCACACAGCGCCGATCGAGGTGTACCGAGAACGCGCGAGAGTTCGCCGACATTATTCTGGGCTTCTCCCACGTCTACGCGGCCTTTTCGACCGACGATCGGTTCGAGATTCCCGAAAAAGACGGCGAGTGGCGGTTCGACGAGACGTTCAGCGCGTGGATCGTCGAACAGGTCGTTCGCCACCACGAACACCACTTCGAGACCGAGTTCGAACGGATCGAGGCGACGCCGGCGGAGTTCTACGACCGTCACGGCATCGACGAGGACGGAGCCGACGAGACGGATGCGGGCGACGGATCCGACCGGTAA
- a CDS encoding site-2 protease family protein, with the protein MDYGSPAVVSVPELYGSETLTWVVIGLLVYWFAIIALKRADLLPEYVGTQGPILTFHTKRGRAFLDRLSKPKRFWRAWANIGVGIAIVVMATMFVVLLAAAISAITSPQPAGSVQQPRNVVPFPGVNDFLPVSATPGIVVGLLVGLVVHEGGHGLLCRVEDIGIDSMGVAMLAIIPFGAFVEPDQESSKNASRGGQTRMFAAGVTNNFAVTILVFALLFGPIVGSIGVASGAAVGGVAPGSPAASAGIEPNDRITAVDDEPVETNDDLADRLEAADGEQVELELNGKRTVQVNRSLLVTAAMENGPTGVEVGDTIVAVNGQTVATEDALYEAVGDDERVTLTIDRDGERIEREVPIGAAVDVTDDGPLEGATGATDEPFVITSVDGERTHTYDDLESLLEESEAGDEVTVVGYFGDERAEYEVTLDDHPRQDTGFLGILGNPGVSGFEVSDIGVQLYPAEEYLAVLGGDGGSYGPITDSFFGKIGLSILLPVIGVVGLLPFNFAGFTGGIENFYEVQGSLAALGDSTVFVIANLLFWTGWINIQLGFFNCIPAFPLDGGHILRTSTEAIVSRLPFETTRGHVRTVTTTIGLTMLASFLLMLFLPFLT; encoded by the coding sequence ATGGATTACGGCTCCCCCGCTGTCGTTTCGGTTCCCGAACTCTACGGCTCGGAGACGCTGACGTGGGTCGTCATCGGCCTCCTCGTCTACTGGTTCGCTATTATCGCGCTCAAGCGAGCCGATCTCCTGCCGGAGTACGTCGGGACTCAGGGACCGATTCTCACGTTTCATACCAAACGCGGCCGAGCGTTTCTCGATCGGCTCTCGAAGCCCAAACGCTTCTGGCGCGCCTGGGCGAACATCGGCGTCGGTATCGCCATCGTCGTCATGGCGACCATGTTCGTCGTCCTTCTCGCCGCCGCGATCTCCGCGATCACGTCGCCACAGCCGGCCGGAAGCGTCCAGCAGCCGCGCAACGTGGTCCCCTTCCCCGGCGTCAACGACTTCCTCCCGGTCTCCGCGACACCCGGTATCGTCGTCGGACTTCTCGTCGGATTAGTCGTCCACGAGGGCGGCCACGGACTCCTCTGTCGCGTCGAGGACATCGGCATCGACTCGATGGGCGTCGCCATGCTCGCGATCATCCCGTTTGGCGCGTTCGTCGAACCCGATCAGGAGAGCAGCAAAAACGCCTCGAGAGGCGGTCAGACGCGGATGTTCGCCGCCGGAGTGACGAACAACTTCGCGGTCACGATACTCGTCTTCGCGCTCCTTTTCGGGCCGATCGTCGGCTCGATCGGCGTCGCTTCGGGTGCTGCGGTCGGCGGCGTTGCGCCCGGTTCGCCTGCGGCATCGGCCGGGATCGAACCCAACGATCGCATCACTGCCGTCGATGACGAGCCCGTCGAGACCAACGACGACCTCGCGGACCGCCTCGAGGCTGCCGACGGCGAACAGGTCGAACTCGAGCTCAACGGCAAGCGAACCGTCCAGGTGAATCGGTCGTTGCTCGTCACCGCAGCGATGGAGAACGGTCCGACAGGGGTGGAAGTCGGTGATACGATCGTCGCGGTAAACGGACAGACGGTCGCGACCGAGGACGCCCTCTACGAAGCGGTCGGCGACGACGAGCGCGTCACGCTGACGATCGATCGCGACGGCGAACGCATCGAGCGAGAGGTTCCGATCGGTGCGGCCGTCGACGTCACCGACGACGGGCCGCTCGAGGGCGCGACCGGAGCGACCGACGAGCCGTTCGTGATCACGTCCGTCGACGGCGAGCGAACGCACACCTACGACGATCTCGAGTCGCTGCTCGAGGAGAGCGAGGCGGGCGACGAAGTTACCGTCGTGGGCTACTTCGGCGACGAGCGCGCTGAGTACGAGGTGACGCTGGACGACCATCCGAGGCAGGATACCGGGTTCCTCGGAATCCTCGGCAACCCCGGCGTATCCGGCTTCGAAGTCAGCGATATCGGCGTTCAGCTCTACCCCGCCGAGGAGTACCTCGCCGTCCTCGGCGGCGACGGGGGAAGCTACGGGCCGATAACCGACTCCTTCTTCGGGAAGATCGGTCTCTCGATACTGCTTCCGGTAATCGGCGTCGTCGGGCTCTTGCCGTTCAACTTCGCCGGCTTTACCGGGGGCATCGAGAACTTCTACGAGGTCCAGGGATCGCTCGCGGCACTCGGGGATAGCACGGTCTTCGTCATCGCAAACCTGCTGTTCTGGACCGGCTGGATCAACATCCAGTTGGGCTTTTTCAACTGTATTCCGGCGTTCCCGCTCGACGGCGGGCACATCCTTCGAACGAGCACCGAGGCGATCGTCTCGCGCCTGCCGTTCGAGACGACGCGCGGACACGTTCGAACCGTGACGACGACGATCGGGCTGACGATGCTCGCCAGCTTCCTCCTGATGCTGTTTCTGCCGTTCCTGACGTAG